In a single window of the Sphingosinicella microcystinivorans genome:
- a CDS encoding DUF4167 domain-containing protein, protein MRNGQQSGRRRGRGNPRPQGGGREMGNRSMEPRQRGNALQLLEKYTNLAREAHQQGERVQAEYYMQYADHYHRVVAEMRARQEERQSQYQQHNDRPERRGRESDERDVRDEDDEGEDEGDEDDGEVETRAPVQDNRRERPRFEPRQRQDRPERDRPERDRSERERPERERPERERQERPERQDRERQDRYEQPRAAPQPRPADDEREDEGALRTLARSARRAEPADAPAAEEAPAAPKRRGRPPAQARQAAPAVEAPAEAPVAAPVAADDEKPRRPRGRPRKVQPVETVDA, encoded by the coding sequence ATGAGGAATGGGCAACAGTCCGGTCGGCGTCGTGGGCGCGGCAATCCGCGTCCGCAAGGTGGTGGTCGCGAGATGGGTAATCGCAGCATGGAGCCGCGCCAGCGGGGCAACGCGCTGCAACTGCTCGAAAAATACACGAACCTCGCGCGCGAGGCGCATCAGCAGGGCGAGCGCGTCCAGGCCGAATATTACATGCAGTACGCAGACCACTACCACCGCGTCGTCGCCGAGATGCGCGCGCGGCAGGAGGAGCGTCAGTCGCAGTACCAGCAGCACAACGACCGCCCCGAACGGCGCGGCCGCGAGTCCGACGAGCGCGATGTCCGCGACGAGGACGACGAGGGCGAGGACGAGGGCGACGAGGACGACGGCGAGGTGGAAACCCGCGCGCCCGTTCAGGACAATCGCCGCGAGCGTCCGCGGTTCGAACCGCGCCAGCGGCAGGATCGCCCGGAACGCGACCGGCCGGAGCGTGACCGTTCCGAACGTGAGCGCCCTGAACGTGAGCGCCCCGAACGCGAACGTCAGGAACGGCCGGAACGTCAGGACCGCGAGCGTCAGGACCGGTACGAACAGCCGCGTGCCGCGCCGCAGCCGAGGCCGGCCGACGACGAGCGCGAGGATGAAGGCGCGCTCCGCACGCTGGCGCGCAGCGCCCGCCGTGCCGAGCCTGCCGATGCGCCCGCAGCCGAGGAGGCGCCGGCGGCCCCCAAGCGGCGCGGCCGTCCCCCCGCGCAGGCGCGGCAGGCGGCTCCCGCCGTCGAGGCTCCGGCCGAGGCTCCTGTTGCGGCCCCCGTTGCGGCTGACGACGAGAAGCCCCGCCGTCCGCGCGGGCGCCCGCGCAAGGTGCAGCCCGTCGAGACGGTCGACGCCTGA
- the prmC gene encoding peptide chain release factor N(5)-glutamine methyltransferase, translating into MKALDLVRDAAARIGGETARLDAELIVAHAIGTSREALLLGNPGIADTAAAESLIARRAGGEPVAYILGRQEFWSLDLEVGPGVLIPRADTETLIAAALRRFPKTAALRILDLGTGSGALALAALSEWPGAEAVATDMSDTALAVAARNARRLGLAARCRFVKTDWAAGIAGRFSLILSNPPYIGETETTGPGVSEHEPHAALFAGADGLDAYRRLVPALAGLLMPDGVAILEIGWTQADAVLAMGRDAGLEGVVERDLGGRDRAVVLTQAPTDF; encoded by the coding sequence ATGAAGGCGCTTGATCTCGTCAGGGACGCGGCGGCGCGGATCGGCGGGGAGACGGCCCGGCTCGACGCGGAGCTGATCGTCGCGCACGCGATCGGGACCAGCCGCGAGGCGCTGCTGCTCGGCAATCCCGGGATTGCGGACACGGCCGCCGCCGAATCGCTGATCGCGCGCCGCGCCGGGGGCGAGCCGGTCGCCTATATTCTCGGGCGGCAGGAATTCTGGTCGCTCGACCTCGAGGTCGGGCCGGGCGTGCTCATCCCGCGCGCCGACACCGAAACGCTGATCGCGGCGGCGCTGAGGCGTTTTCCCAAGACGGCAGCGCTGCGCATCCTCGACCTCGGCACCGGCTCGGGCGCGCTCGCGCTGGCGGCGCTCAGCGAATGGCCCGGCGCGGAGGCCGTGGCGACGGACATGTCCGACACGGCGCTCGCGGTGGCCGCGCGGAACGCCCGGCGGCTCGGCCTCGCGGCGCGCTGCCGGTTCGTGAAAACCGATTGGGCCGCGGGAATCGCGGGGCGTTTCTCTTTAATCCTCTCCAATCCGCCCTATATCGGGGAGACGGAGACGACCGGCCCGGGCGTCAGCGAGCATGAGCCGCACGCGGCGCTGTTCGCGGGCGCGGACGGGCTCGACGCCTACCGGCGCCTTGTCCCGGCGCTTGCCGGGCTGCTGATGCCGGACGGAGTCGCGATCCTCGAAATCGGCTGGACACAGGCGGATGCCGTGCTGGCGATGGGCAGGGACGCGGGGCTGGAAGGCGTGGTGGAACGCGACCTCGGCGGCCGCGACAGGGCCGTTGTGCTGACGCAGGCGCCCACGGATTTTTGA
- the prfA gene encoding peptide chain release factor 1 has protein sequence MSGVPTARIRQIEARYAELTGQMSAGDLSADKFVALSKEYAELKPVAEAAGAVRAMRDEVETLSAMVNGGESDREMVALAEEELLALKERLPDAEKALAVLLLPKDMADERSAILEIRAGTGGEEAALFAADLYRMYQRYAETQGWRVETMEMSSADAGGIKEVIANVTGQGVFAKLKFESGVHRVQRVPATEASGRIHTSAATVAVLPEAEDVDIQIDEKDLRIDVFRSSGPGGQSVNTTDSAVRITHLPTGLVVSQQDEKSQHKNKAKALKVLRARLFELEREKLANERAGARKSMVGSGDRSERIRTYNFPQGRVTDHRINLTLHRLPEIMEGVGLGELVAALIAEDQAARLANLNEGA, from the coding sequence ATGAGCGGCGTGCCGACCGCGCGCATCCGGCAGATCGAGGCGCGCTATGCCGAGCTGACCGGGCAGATGTCGGCGGGCGACCTCTCCGCCGACAAGTTCGTCGCGCTTTCCAAGGAATATGCGGAGCTGAAGCCGGTCGCCGAGGCGGCGGGCGCGGTGCGCGCGATGCGCGACGAGGTGGAGACCCTCTCCGCGATGGTGAACGGCGGCGAGAGCGACCGCGAGATGGTGGCGCTCGCCGAGGAGGAACTGCTCGCGCTCAAGGAGCGGCTGCCCGACGCCGAGAAGGCGCTCGCCGTGCTGCTGCTGCCGAAGGACATGGCGGACGAGCGCTCGGCGATCCTCGAAATCCGCGCCGGCACGGGCGGCGAGGAGGCGGCGCTGTTCGCGGCCGATCTCTACCGCATGTACCAGCGCTATGCCGAAACGCAGGGCTGGCGCGTCGAGACGATGGAAATGTCCTCGGCCGACGCGGGCGGCATCAAGGAGGTGATCGCGAACGTCACCGGGCAGGGCGTGTTCGCGAAGCTGAAGTTCGAAAGCGGCGTGCACCGCGTGCAGCGCGTGCCCGCCACGGAAGCCTCCGGCCGCATCCATACCTCCGCCGCGACGGTGGCGGTGCTGCCGGAAGCCGAGGACGTCGACATCCAGATCGACGAGAAGGACCTCAGGATCGACGTGTTCCGCTCGTCCGGCCCCGGCGGCCAGTCGGTGAACACCACGGACAGCGCCGTGCGCATCACGCACCTGCCGACCGGCCTCGTCGTCAGCCAGCAGGACGAGAAGAGCCAGCACAAGAACAAGGCGAAGGCGCTGAAGGTGCTGCGCGCGCGGCTGTTCGAGCTGGAGCGCGAGAAGCTGGCGAACGAGCGCGCGGGCGCGCGCAAGTCGATGGTCGGCTCGGGCGACCGCTCAGAGCGCATCCGCACGTACAACTTCCCGCAGGGGCGCGTGACGGACCACCGCATCAACCTGACGCTGCACCGCCTGCCCGAGATCATGGAGGGCGTAGGCCTCGGCGAACTCGTCGCGGCGCTGATCGCCGAGGACCAGGCGGCGCGGCTCGCGAACCTGAATGAAGGCGCTTGA
- the hisS gene encoding histidine--tRNA ligase, which produces MSSKIQAVRGTQDMVGEDAARFDQVIETFTRVRKLYGFRPVHVPVFEFTGVFARSLGETTDVVSKEMYTFEDRGGESLTLRPEFTAGIARAYISNGWQQHAPMKLAAWGPAFRYERPQKGRFRQFHQLDAEILGSGEPAADVEIIALAQHVLDALGLQGKTVLNLNTLGDPETRAAWQAALIAHFSAHRDALSAESRERLEKNPLRILDSKDAADKALVADAPRIDAYMSAEAGAWFDAVRKGLDAAGVAYQRNEALVRGLDYYRHTTFEFITEHLGAQGTVLGGGRYDGLMEALGGPHTPCVGWAAGIERLAMLLDAPAAETIDAAVVPMGAAAEAKAFEVLQALRRAGLAAEQTWRGNMKKRMQKADAAGARYAVIIGDDELAAGEATVKRLATGEQWRVALDALAETLLGALR; this is translated from the coding sequence ATGAGCAGCAAGATTCAGGCCGTGCGCGGCACGCAGGACATGGTGGGCGAGGACGCCGCGCGGTTCGATCAGGTGATCGAGACGTTCACGCGCGTGCGGAAACTCTACGGCTTCCGCCCGGTGCACGTGCCGGTGTTCGAGTTCACCGGCGTGTTCGCGCGCTCGCTCGGCGAGACGACCGACGTGGTTTCGAAGGAAATGTACACGTTCGAGGACCGCGGCGGCGAATCGCTGACGCTGCGGCCCGAGTTCACGGCGGGAATCGCGCGCGCCTACATCTCGAACGGCTGGCAGCAGCACGCGCCGATGAAGCTCGCGGCGTGGGGCCCGGCGTTCCGCTACGAGCGGCCGCAGAAGGGCCGCTTCCGCCAGTTCCACCAGCTCGACGCGGAAATCCTCGGCTCCGGCGAGCCGGCGGCGGACGTGGAGATCATCGCCCTCGCGCAGCACGTGCTCGACGCGCTCGGCCTTCAGGGCAAGACGGTGCTCAACCTCAACACGCTCGGCGACCCGGAGACGCGGGCGGCGTGGCAGGCGGCGCTGATCGCGCACTTCTCGGCGCACCGCGACGCGCTTTCGGCCGAGAGCCGCGAGCGGCTGGAGAAGAACCCGCTTCGCATCCTCGACAGCAAGGACGCCGCCGACAAGGCGCTCGTCGCCGACGCGCCGCGGATCGACGCCTATATGTCGGCGGAGGCGGGCGCGTGGTTCGATGCCGTCCGCAAGGGGCTGGACGCGGCGGGTGTCGCCTATCAGCGCAACGAGGCGCTGGTGCGCGGGCTCGACTATTACCGCCACACGACGTTCGAGTTCATCACCGAGCACCTCGGCGCGCAGGGCACGGTGCTCGGCGGCGGGCGCTACGACGGGCTGATGGAAGCGCTCGGCGGGCCGCATACGCCGTGCGTCGGCTGGGCGGCCGGGATCGAGCGGCTGGCGATGCTGCTGGACGCGCCCGCGGCCGAGACGATCGACGCGGCGGTCGTGCCGATGGGCGCGGCGGCCGAGGCGAAGGCGTTCGAGGTGCTGCAGGCGTTGCGGCGCGCGGGCCTCGCCGCCGAGCAGACGTGGCGCGGCAACATGAAGAAGCGGATGCAGAAGGCGGACGCGGCAGGCGCGCGCTACGCCGTCATCATCGGCGACGACGAGCTGGCGGCGGGCGAGGCGACGGTGAAGCGGCTCGCGACCGGCGAGCAGTGGCGCGTGGCGCTGGACGCGCTTGCCGAAACACTCCTTGGGGCGCTGCGATGA
- the ppa gene encoding inorganic diphosphatase, whose protein sequence is MDISKIPVGPNPPHELNVIIEVPIGGEPVKYEFDKTSGAIFVDRILHTPMRYPANYGFIPHTLGEDGDPLDALVVTRSPIISGAVIRVRPVGVLLMEDDKGGDEKLLTVPVDSTFPYYGNVADHSDLPPIVLKQIEHFFEHYKDLEPGKWAKLSGWGNADTAKRIILDGIERAKARG, encoded by the coding sequence ATGGACATATCGAAGATTCCCGTCGGACCGAACCCGCCCCACGAGCTCAACGTCATCATCGAGGTGCCGATCGGCGGCGAGCCGGTGAAGTACGAGTTCGACAAGACCTCCGGCGCGATCTTCGTGGACCGCATCCTGCACACGCCGATGCGCTATCCGGCGAACTACGGCTTCATCCCCCACACGCTCGGCGAGGACGGCGACCCGCTCGACGCGCTCGTCGTCACGCGCTCGCCGATCATCTCGGGCGCCGTCATCCGCGTGCGTCCGGTCGGCGTGCTGCTGATGGAGGACGACAAGGGCGGCGACGAGAAGCTGCTCACCGTGCCCGTCGATTCGACCTTCCCCTACTACGGCAACGTCGCCGACCACAGCGACCTGCCGCCGATCGTGCTGAAGCAGATCGAGCACTTCTTCGAGCACTACAAGGACCTCGAGCCCGGCAAGTGGGCGAAGCTCAGCGGCTGGGGCAACGCCGACACGGCGAAGCGGATCATTCTGGACGGCATCGAGCGCGCCAAGGCCAGGGGCTGA
- a CDS encoding M61 family metallopeptidase, with amino-acid sequence MRALCSFLILLAAPATAENSRPAAPASVHADRPAQDVRYPGVMTLDVDATNVAQRILRVRQVIPVAAPGPLTLRYPEWLPGKHAPRGPIASLAGLAIRADGKPVAWKRDPRDVYAFTVDVPRDARALDVNFDYLSPTETSQGRVSVTPEMLNLQWETVALYPAGHYTRQIRVRPSVTLPASWQGVAALDGVTRSGDTLRYGETDFETLVDSPMFAGRNYKAWDLGHSVRLNVFADRPGDLAATADQIEAHRRMVDQTVKLFGSRHYDRYEFLFALSTELGGIGLEHHRSSENALPRTYFTDWANTASMRSLLPHEFVHSWNGKFRRGADLWTPDYRTPMQNSLLWVYEGQTSYWDFVLAARSGLMPKDVVLGEIAAYAANYQLQPGRAWKPLLDTTNDPVTNARHPLAFRSWQRSEDYYNEGALIWLEADMLIREKTGGRKSLDDFARGFFGVRDGDWGVVTYTFEDVAAALSAVVPHDWATFLKTRVDEIAKPPLGGIEKSGYRLVFRETPNPYQVSNDARSRTADLSHSVGITVSASGVISNVVWDGPLFREGVTTATRIVAVNGREFNEADFRSTITAAKDGKSPIELLLKEGPRYRTIRLAYTGGLRYPHLERVGSSPAPLDRVLDPLR; translated from the coding sequence TTGCGTGCGCTCTGTTCGTTCCTGATTCTTCTGGCGGCGCCCGCCACCGCTGAAAACAGCCGCCCGGCCGCACCCGCTTCTGTCCATGCCGATCGACCGGCGCAGGATGTCCGCTACCCCGGCGTCATGACGCTCGACGTCGACGCCACCAATGTCGCGCAGCGCATCCTCCGGGTCCGTCAGGTCATCCCCGTCGCCGCGCCGGGGCCGCTGACGCTGCGCTACCCGGAATGGCTCCCCGGCAAGCACGCGCCGCGCGGGCCGATCGCGTCGCTCGCCGGGCTCGCGATCCGCGCGGACGGCAAGCCGGTCGCGTGGAAGCGCGATCCGCGCGATGTTTACGCCTTCACCGTGGACGTCCCCCGGGACGCACGCGCTCTCGACGTCAACTTCGACTACTTGTCCCCCACCGAAACCAGTCAGGGCCGCGTCAGCGTGACGCCCGAGATGCTGAATCTCCAGTGGGAAACGGTCGCGCTCTATCCGGCGGGCCACTACACGCGCCAGATCCGCGTGCGCCCCTCCGTCACGCTCCCCGCCAGCTGGCAGGGCGTCGCCGCGCTCGACGGCGTGACGCGCAGCGGCGACACGCTCCGCTACGGCGAGACCGATTTCGAGACGCTCGTCGACAGCCCGATGTTCGCGGGCCGCAACTACAAGGCGTGGGACCTCGGCCACAGCGTCCGCCTCAACGTCTTCGCCGACCGCCCCGGCGACCTCGCCGCCACCGCCGACCAGATCGAGGCGCACCGCCGCATGGTCGACCAGACCGTGAAGCTGTTCGGGTCGCGCCACTACGACCGCTACGAGTTCCTGTTCGCGCTCTCCACCGAGCTCGGCGGCATCGGCCTCGAACATCACCGCAGCTCGGAGAACGCGCTCCCCCGCACCTATTTCACGGACTGGGCGAACACCGCGTCGATGCGCAGCCTGCTTCCCCACGAGTTCGTCCATAGCTGGAACGGCAAGTTCCGCCGCGGTGCCGATCTCTGGACGCCGGACTACCGCACGCCGATGCAGAACAGCCTGCTCTGGGTCTACGAGGGCCAGACCAGTTACTGGGATTTCGTGCTCGCCGCGCGCTCCGGCCTGATGCCGAAGGACGTCGTGCTCGGCGAGATCGCCGCCTATGCCGCGAACTACCAGCTCCAGCCCGGCCGCGCGTGGAAGCCGCTCCTCGACACGACCAACGATCCCGTCACCAACGCCCGCCACCCGCTGGCCTTCCGCTCGTGGCAGCGCTCGGAGGACTATTACAACGAGGGCGCGCTCATCTGGCTCGAAGCCGACATGCTGATCCGCGAGAAAACCGGCGGCCGCAAATCGCTCGACGATTTCGCGCGCGGCTTCTTCGGCGTGCGCGACGGCGACTGGGGCGTCGTCACCTACACGTTCGAGGACGTCGCCGCCGCGCTGAGCGCGGTCGTGCCCCACGACTGGGCGACGTTCCTCAAGACGCGCGTCGACGAGATCGCGAAGCCGCCGCTCGGCGGCATCGAGAAGAGCGGCTACCGGCTCGTCTTCAGGGAAACGCCGAACCCCTATCAGGTCTCGAACGACGCGCGCAGCCGCACCGCCGATCTCAGCCATTCGGTCGGCATCACCGTCAGCGCCTCCGGCGTCATCTCCAACGTCGTCTGGGACGGCCCGTTGTTCCGCGAGGGCGTGACGACCGCGACCCGGATCGTCGCCGTGAACGGCCGCGAGTTCAACGAGGCCGATTTCAGATCGACGATCACCGCCGCGAAGGACGGCAAGAGCCCGATCGAGCTGCTGCTGAAGGAAGGCCCGCGCTACCGCACCATCCGCCTCGCCTACACCGGCGGCCTGCGCTATCCGCACCTCGAACGCGTCGGCAGTAGCCCCGCGCCGCTCGACCGCGTGCTCGACCCCCTACGCTGA
- a CDS encoding GNAT family N-acetyltransferase yields MTLSIRPATPADLPLIAQFIRGLAEYEKLAHEVRFDEAKLGETLFGPRPYAEVLIAEDDGAPVGFALFFHNFSTFEGRPGIYLEDLFVVPEARGKGVGKALLSRLAALAIERDCARLEWWVLDWNTPAIDFYRALGARSMNEWIVNCVDGDALRALAASA; encoded by the coding sequence GTGACCCTCTCGATCCGTCCCGCCACGCCCGCCGACCTGCCGCTGATCGCGCAGTTCATCCGCGGCCTCGCCGAGTATGAGAAGCTCGCCCACGAAGTCCGCTTCGACGAGGCGAAGCTCGGCGAGACACTGTTCGGGCCGCGCCCCTACGCCGAGGTGCTGATCGCCGAGGACGACGGCGCGCCCGTGGGCTTCGCGCTGTTCTTCCACAATTTCTCGACCTTCGAGGGGCGGCCGGGCATCTACCTCGAAGACCTGTTCGTCGTGCCCGAAGCGCGCGGCAAAGGCGTCGGCAAGGCGCTGCTGTCGCGGCTCGCGGCGCTTGCCATCGAGCGGGACTGCGCGCGCCTCGAATGGTGGGTGCTCGACTGGAACACGCCCGCGATCGACTTCTACCGTGCGCTCGGCGCGCGGTCGATGAACGAATGGATCGTCAACTGCGTCGACGGCGACGCCTTGAGAGCGCTCGCCGCCTCAGCGTAG
- the ispG gene encoding flavodoxin-dependent (E)-4-hydroxy-3-methylbut-2-enyl-diphosphate synthase, with the protein MSVRPWRDIARRKSRQIMVGSVAVGGDAPITVQTMTNTPTSDAKATIDQIRRCEEAGADIIRVSCPDVESTAAFRQIAKAARVPLVADIHFHYKRALEAADAGAACLRINPGNIGSSERVAEVVRAAKANGCAIRIGVNAGSLEKDLLEKYGEPCPEALVESALDHIRLLEEHDFRDYKVAVKASDVFLAVAAYQQLAEAVDCPLHLGITEAGGLIGGTVKSAIGIGSLLWFGIGDTIRVSLSAEPEEEVRVGFEILKALGLRTRGVRVVSCPSCARQGFDVIRTVQALEDALQHIKTPMSLSVLGCVVNGPGEARETDIGITGGGNGKHMVFLSGVTDHTIENADMIAHIVGLVEAKAAEIEAGSAVSMDTLHGKAA; encoded by the coding sequence ATGTCCGTTCGTCCCTGGCGCGACATCGCGCGGCGCAAATCGCGGCAGATCATGGTGGGCAGTGTCGCCGTGGGCGGCGATGCGCCGATCACCGTGCAGACGATGACCAACACGCCGACCTCGGACGCGAAGGCGACGATCGACCAGATCCGCCGCTGCGAGGAGGCGGGGGCGGACATCATCCGCGTGTCGTGCCCCGATGTCGAATCGACGGCGGCGTTCCGGCAGATCGCGAAGGCGGCGCGGGTGCCGCTCGTCGCCGACATCCACTTCCACTACAAGCGCGCGCTCGAAGCGGCCGACGCGGGCGCGGCGTGCCTGCGCATCAACCCCGGCAACATCGGCTCGTCGGAGCGTGTCGCCGAGGTGGTGCGCGCGGCGAAGGCGAACGGCTGCGCGATCCGCATCGGCGTCAACGCGGGCAGCCTCGAGAAGGACCTGCTCGAGAAGTACGGCGAGCCGTGCCCGGAGGCGCTCGTCGAAAGCGCGCTCGATCATATCCGCCTGCTCGAGGAGCATGATTTCCGCGACTACAAGGTGGCGGTGAAGGCCTCGGACGTGTTCCTCGCCGTCGCCGCCTACCAGCAGCTCGCCGAGGCGGTGGACTGCCCGCTGCATCTCGGCATCACCGAGGCGGGCGGGCTCATCGGCGGCACGGTGAAGTCGGCGATCGGCATCGGCTCGCTGCTCTGGTTCGGTATCGGCGACACCATCCGCGTGTCGCTGTCGGCAGAGCCCGAGGAGGAGGTGCGCGTCGGCTTCGAGATCCTGAAGGCGCTCGGTCTGCGTACCCGCGGTGTCCGCGTCGTGTCCTGCCCCAGCTGCGCGCGCCAGGGCTTCGACGTCATCCGTACCGTGCAGGCGCTGGAAGATGCGCTCCAGCACATCAAGACCCCGATGTCGCTCTCGGTATTGGGCTGCGTCGTCAACGGTCCCGGCGAGGCGCGCGAGACCGACATCGGCATCACTGGCGGCGGCAACGGCAAGCATATGGTCTTCCTGTCGGGTGTCACCGACCACACGATCGAGAACGCCGACATGATCGCGCATATCGTGGGGCTCGTCGAAGCCAAGGCCGCCGAGATCGAGGCAGGCAGCGCGGTGAGTATGGACACGCTGCACGGCAAGGCTGCATGA
- a CDS encoding acyltransferase family protein: MDWLRIGAFGLLILYHVGMYFVPWDWHVKAAHPDPHAAILMLATNSWRLALLFVVSGYASAALFARQPSPAGFARSRSARLLVPLAFAILVVNPPQPWIELTVKHGYTGSFGHFWLHDYFRFGALEGIILPTWQHLWFVVYLWAYSMALALLLLLPAGPRARITRVCESALSGPAILAVPILLLTLKALVLFPGADETHALVDDWAAHAVYFPCFLFGVLLRGSPALWAAIRRWWRHAAVLAVAGYAVVAAIAYLHPGSTPPGDTLTALFRGARAVQGWAAIVALIGVADRWLNRDAPVRGTLTEAVFPLYIAHQTIIIVVGWWLLPFGLPNLAAFAVLVATTAAGSWLFYAAGRGIPRLRPLIGLGAKEKGRPEGRPSPTAQ; encoded by the coding sequence ATGGACTGGCTGCGCATAGGCGCGTTCGGCCTCCTGATCCTCTATCACGTCGGCATGTATTTCGTGCCGTGGGACTGGCACGTGAAGGCCGCCCACCCCGATCCGCACGCCGCGATCCTGATGCTGGCGACGAACAGCTGGCGGCTCGCGCTGCTCTTCGTCGTCTCGGGTTACGCGAGCGCCGCGCTGTTCGCCCGGCAGCCGAGCCCCGCCGGCTTCGCGCGCTCGCGCTCGGCGCGCCTGCTGGTGCCGCTCGCCTTCGCGATTCTCGTCGTCAACCCGCCGCAGCCGTGGATCGAGCTGACGGTCAAGCACGGCTACACGGGCAGCTTCGGGCATTTCTGGCTGCATGACTATTTCCGCTTCGGCGCGCTCGAAGGCATCATCCTGCCGACGTGGCAGCACCTGTGGTTCGTCGTCTATCTCTGGGCCTACAGCATGGCACTCGCGCTGCTCCTGCTGCTCCCGGCCGGGCCCCGCGCGCGGATCACGCGAGTTTGCGAAAGCGCGCTCTCAGGGCCTGCGATTCTCGCCGTGCCCATCCTGCTGCTGACGCTGAAGGCGCTCGTTCTGTTCCCGGGCGCGGACGAGACCCATGCCCTCGTCGACGACTGGGCGGCGCACGCCGTGTATTTCCCGTGCTTCCTGTTCGGCGTGCTGCTGCGCGGATCGCCTGCGCTCTGGGCGGCGATCCGCCGCTGGTGGCGTCACGCGGCGGTGCTCGCGGTGGCGGGCTACGCGGTGGTCGCCGCCATCGCATATCTCCATCCGGGGAGCACGCCGCCCGGCGATACGCTGACGGCGCTGTTCCGCGGCGCGCGCGCCGTGCAGGGCTGGGCGGCGATCGTCGCGCTGATCGGCGTCGCCGACCGCTGGCTGAACCGGGACGCGCCGGTGCGCGGCACGCTGACCGAGGCCGTGTTCCCGCTCTACATCGCGCACCAGACGATCATCATCGTCGTCGGCTGGTGGTTGCTGCCGTTCGGCCTTCCCAACCTCGCGGCCTTCGCGGTCCTCGTCGCCACGACCGCGGCGGGGAGCTGGCTCTTCTACGCCGCGGGCCGCGGCATCCCGCGGCTCCGACCGCTGATCGGCCTCGGCGCAAAGGAAAAGGGCCGCCCCGAAGGACGGCCCTCTCCAACTGCGCAATGA
- the pal gene encoding peptidoglycan-associated lipoprotein Pal, giving the protein MMNTALKAAMVAALVATAACSKKKEELPPPPPPAAPVETPYAPPSAPVTSTVVPGSVEDFIQQAGSDRVFFEFDSYQLDSASQSTLSRQAAWLAQYSNVKVTIEGHADERGTREYNLALGERRANSVKNYLAGQGVSADRISVISYGKERPAVEGSDESAWAQNRRAVTVLVGAAAS; this is encoded by the coding sequence ATGATGAACACTGCTTTGAAGGCCGCGATGGTCGCGGCGCTGGTTGCCACCGCCGCTTGCTCGAAGAAGAAGGAAGAGCTGCCGCCGCCGCCGCCGCCGGCCGCTCCGGTTGAGACCCCGTATGCTCCGCCGTCCGCGCCCGTCACCAGCACGGTCGTGCCCGGCAGCGTCGAGGACTTCATCCAGCAGGCGGGCAGCGACCGCGTGTTCTTCGAATTCGATTCGTATCAGCTCGACAGCGCGTCGCAGTCGACGCTCAGCCGCCAGGCCGCGTGGCTCGCCCAGTATTCGAACGTCAAGGTGACGATCGAAGGCCACGCCGACGAGCGCGGCACGCGCGAATACAACCTCGCGCTCGGCGAGCGCCGCGCCAACTCGGTGAAGAACTATCTCGCCGGGCAGGGCGTCAGCGCCGATCGCATCAGCGTGATCAGCTACGGCAAGGAACGCCCGGCCGTCGAAGGTTCGGACGAGAGCGCCTGGGCGCAGAACCGCCGCGCCGTCACCGTGCTGGTCGGCGCCGCCGCGAGCTAA